A region of Sulfurovum sp. DNA encodes the following proteins:
- the prfB gene encoding peptide chain release factor 2 — protein sequence MDTYEYSELLKLLKTKMENITNIVKPDELQKRLTEIEQMQQDPDFWNNASKAGKISQEKTKTERILKTYNTANDTLVDAQEYFELAKSEKDEETLEVLLEDAENLESHIKILEVQMMLSGEHDSSNAIISIHPGAGGTESQDWASILYRMYLRWAERHNFKTEVLDYQPGEEAGIKDVSFIIKGENAYGYLKVENGIHRLVRISPFDSNAKRHTSFTSVMVSPEIDDDIDIKIEEKDIRIDTYRSSGAGGQHVNTTDSAIRITHIPTGIVVQCQNDRSQHKNKASAIKMLKSRLYEYEMEKKQAKIDGVEKSDIGWGHQIRSYVLQPYQQVKDTRSGQAFTNVDAVLDGDIDKLLEGILIAQVR from the coding sequence ATGGATACTTACGAATACAGCGAACTACTCAAATTACTTAAAACTAAAATGGAGAATATTACTAATATTGTTAAACCTGATGAACTCCAAAAGCGTCTCACTGAAATAGAACAAATGCAGCAAGATCCTGACTTCTGGAACAATGCTTCCAAGGCAGGAAAAATCTCACAGGAAAAGACCAAAACTGAACGTATACTCAAGACCTATAATACCGCTAACGATACTCTTGTTGATGCACAGGAGTACTTTGAATTGGCAAAGTCAGAAAAAGATGAAGAGACACTTGAGGTGCTCTTAGAAGATGCTGAGAATCTTGAATCACACATTAAGATACTCGAAGTACAAATGATGCTAAGTGGGGAGCATGATAGTAGCAATGCTATTATCTCTATTCATCCAGGGGCTGGTGGTACCGAGAGTCAAGATTGGGCAAGTATACTCTATCGTATGTATCTGCGCTGGGCAGAACGTCACAATTTCAAAACTGAAGTACTTGACTATCAGCCTGGTGAAGAGGCAGGCATTAAAGATGTGAGTTTTATTATTAAAGGAGAAAATGCTTATGGTTATCTCAAAGTTGAAAATGGCATCCATCGTCTAGTACGTATTAGTCCATTTGATTCTAACGCTAAACGCCATACCTCCTTTACTTCTGTAATGGTTTCACCTGAAATCGATGATGATATTGATATTAAAATAGAAGAAAAAGATATTCGTATCGACACCTATCGCTCCAGTGGCGCGGGTGGACAGCATGTCAATACCACTGATTCTGCTATCCGTATTACCCATATTCCTACTGGAATTGTAGTGCAATGTCAAAATGATCGAAGTCAGCACAAAAACAAGGCATCAGCAATAAAAATGCTTAAATCGCGTCTTTATGAATATGAAATGGAGAAGAAGCAAGCAAAAATAGATGGGGTAGAAAAGAGTGACATTGGCTGGGGGCATCAAATCCGTTCCTATGTTCTTCAACCCTACCAACAAGTTAAAGACACTCGAAGTGGACAGGCATTTACTAATGTTGATGCCGTTTTAGATGGTGATATTGACAAGCTACTTGAAGGCATACTGATTGCACAAGTACGATAG
- the panC gene encoding pantoate--beta-alanine ligase, producing MIIARTIEALQKAKSSMHGTIGFVPTMGALHQGHLSLIQRARKENDVVIVSVFVNPTQFLKGEDFDTYPRKEETDTKICELAGVDILFMPTIDQMYTIDEPYIGAPAILGYILEGEKRPGHFDGMLQVVMKLLNLSSATHAYFGKKDAQQLALITQMVRHYFMSVQIVPCEIIRDEKGLALSSRNTYMSTEEKKRALMLSCSLNRATKMVMSKELDVEIIKTQMLKVLAGTDKIEYVTIVDREFHTLKKIEIGNTIILVAAWIGKLRLIDNIWI from the coding sequence ATGATTATTGCGCGAACAATTGAAGCATTACAGAAAGCAAAATCTAGTATGCATGGTACTATTGGGTTTGTACCAACAATGGGAGCACTGCATCAGGGTCACCTGTCACTTATTCAACGTGCACGTAAAGAGAATGATGTAGTGATTGTTTCAGTCTTTGTTAATCCGACACAGTTTTTAAAAGGAGAAGACTTTGATACCTATCCCCGCAAAGAAGAGACTGATACTAAGATATGTGAATTAGCAGGAGTAGATATTCTTTTTATGCCAACAATTGATCAAATGTATACAATAGACGAACCCTACATTGGGGCACCAGCAATACTTGGATATATCTTAGAGGGGGAGAAGCGTCCAGGACATTTTGATGGAATGCTTCAAGTAGTAATGAAATTACTCAATCTCTCTTCAGCAACCCATGCCTACTTTGGTAAAAAGGATGCCCAGCAATTAGCACTTATTACTCAGATGGTGAGGCATTATTTTATGTCTGTACAGATTGTTCCATGTGAGATTATACGGGATGAGAAAGGGCTAGCATTGAGCTCTCGTAATACCTATATGAGTACAGAAGAGAAAAAACGGGCTTTGATGTTATCATGTTCTCTCAATCGAGCAACTAAAATGGTGATGTCCAAAGAGCTTGATGTTGAAATAATTAAAACTCAGATGCTAAAAGTACTTGCAGGAACTGACAAGATTGAATATGTTACTATTGTTGATCGGGAATTTCATACATTGAAAAAAATAGAGATTGGTAATACCATTATTTTAGTTGCTGCTTGGATTGGAAAACTGAGACTTATTGATAATATTTGGATATGA
- a CDS encoding penicillin-binding protein 2 has translation MNQEIKNTAMQQRTNKITWLFMLITLAMVFLLFSVFNIILSDRHIPSQHTTIHNRSFRGSIISADNYTLSHSYKTYQAVIRGESIDPKKKEIFITLFSIYSGIPKNEIRKRFKDQKGRQIKGNIVLSKTLNAKQAMQLKSLAYKFRRLKIFRSVKIHSGIEVLYGLDIIEIGESRQFPLHDTLSPVLGYVHKKNDEHYTRPQGKKGLERKYEKYIISKKDGYLRGKRDVGGNIIYDKNSIKQKRVNGMDLHLNISLAFQRHIEKMIDTMKKRIDAEEILIGVMESRTGKVLSLATTERYDPDHITQKDIPKLNLKFTEYPYEAGSVLKPITLAVAIDHKVVTPQTWFKTYNGRMKIGKQYTVTDDEKFDSLTATDIIVHSSNVGISQISWRLTGKEFRDGLLAFGFSRPSGIDLSRELSGRIKSLHLLNNKMHRANSAYGYGMLVTFAQLWKAYSAFNNGGIAVTPRIVNYLQDSIGRHFILSPSEGNLHPISKKTAQQIHEILKEVVKRGTGLKTQYLGLEIGGKTGTSHIAKHGHYTHEYHSSFYGFANDKKGHKYTIGILVIRAKGRYKYFASQSAVPTFKNVVRILVDQGYLKPDSTAEIEAKQDTPLYEDRGSYIKVSEPILPPLPKEKTLPKIFKPKPQKTILIPKKIKLKPHKTSIIDMAEEAANMF, from the coding sequence ATGAACCAAGAGATCAAAAATACAGCAATGCAACAACGCACCAATAAGATTACATGGCTCTTCATGCTCATCACACTTGCTATGGTTTTCCTTCTTTTTTCAGTTTTCAATATAATCTTATCTGATCGCCATATTCCTAGTCAACATACTACAATCCATAATCGCTCTTTTAGAGGATCCATTATCTCTGCAGACAATTATACTTTAAGTCACTCCTACAAAACCTATCAAGCTGTTATACGTGGGGAGAGTATTGACCCCAAGAAAAAAGAGATATTTATTACTCTTTTTAGTATCTATAGTGGTATTCCAAAAAATGAGATTCGCAAACGTTTCAAGGACCAAAAAGGCAGACAAATCAAAGGCAATATTGTCCTCTCTAAAACCCTCAATGCTAAACAGGCTATGCAACTTAAATCTCTTGCTTATAAATTTCGTCGGCTCAAAATTTTCCGTTCAGTTAAAATACATTCAGGCATCGAGGTACTTTATGGTCTAGATATTATTGAAATAGGGGAGAGTCGTCAATTCCCACTGCATGATACTCTCAGCCCTGTTCTTGGCTATGTTCATAAAAAAAATGATGAGCACTATACACGTCCTCAAGGAAAAAAGGGACTTGAACGTAAATATGAAAAATATATCATATCTAAAAAGGATGGCTATCTTAGAGGAAAACGTGATGTAGGTGGAAATATTATTTATGATAAAAATAGTATCAAGCAAAAACGTGTAAATGGGATGGATCTTCACCTCAATATATCTCTTGCATTTCAACGCCATATCGAAAAAATGATTGATACCATGAAAAAACGTATTGATGCAGAGGAGATACTCATAGGGGTTATGGAGAGCCGTACCGGAAAGGTACTTTCACTTGCGACAACTGAACGCTATGACCCAGACCATATTACACAAAAAGATATCCCAAAACTTAATTTGAAATTTACTGAATATCCTTATGAAGCAGGTTCGGTACTCAAGCCTATTACACTTGCGGTTGCCATTGATCACAAAGTAGTCACTCCACAAACATGGTTTAAAACTTACAATGGGCGCATGAAAATAGGTAAACAATATACCGTTACTGATGATGAGAAGTTTGATTCTTTAACCGCTACTGATATTATTGTACACTCTTCTAATGTTGGAATTTCACAGATATCTTGGAGGCTAACAGGTAAAGAGTTTCGAGACGGACTCCTTGCATTTGGCTTCTCTAGACCATCAGGTATAGACCTCTCTCGTGAACTTTCAGGTCGTATCAAATCGCTACACCTTCTCAACAATAAAATGCACCGTGCCAATAGTGCCTACGGCTATGGTATGCTAGTCACTTTTGCACAACTTTGGAAAGCTTACTCTGCTTTCAATAATGGTGGTATAGCGGTGACTCCTCGCATTGTAAACTATCTTCAAGATAGCATAGGAAGACACTTTATCCTTTCTCCATCAGAAGGAAACCTTCATCCTATAAGTAAAAAAACAGCACAACAGATTCATGAAATTCTCAAGGAGGTTGTTAAGCGTGGAACAGGGCTTAAAACCCAATACCTTGGTCTAGAAATTGGAGGAAAGACTGGAACATCACATATTGCTAAACATGGACACTATACACATGAGTATCACAGTAGCTTTTATGGTTTTGCAAACGACAAGAAGGGACACAAATACACAATAGGCATATTGGTTATTCGTGCTAAAGGTCGCTATAAATATTTTGCTTCTCAATCGGCAGTACCAACCTTTAAAAATGTAGTACGTATTTTAGTCGATCAAGGGTATCTAAAACCAGATTCGACTGCAGAGATAGAAGCAAAACAAGACACTCCACTATATGAAGACAGAGGGTCCTATATTAAAGTTTCTGAACCAATCCTTCCTCCATTACCAAAGGAGAAGACTTTGCCTAAAATCTTTAAACCCAAACCACAAAAGACTATTCTAATTCCAAAAAAAATAAAGCTCAAACCACATAAAACATCTATTATTGATATGGCAGAAGAAGCAGCAAATATGTTTTAG
- a CDS encoding FtsW/RodA/SpoVE family cell cycle protein, with protein MIDKPLLIAVVMLLTLSLVMDYSLSVYTVQHFGYGDFHFLMRQGAAVFLSLTVIVFLSKFNPDTWFVWIGWALFIVFFLLMAIMQALPASLVSEVGGAKRWIHIGSISIAPVEFFKVGFIFFLSWSFTRKFKQKEKMGFQEEIMMFAPYLFVFFFAVVLIAIFQKDLGQVIVLGAALLTLFLFVGSSYKFFFMLLSSAFLGAVALIFLAPHRMARIKSWWIGVQDTILSLFPFESIQNLRVESNVKEPWQISNSLNAIHNGGLWGQGLGNGQFKLGYLSEVHTDFILAGITEEFGFLGMSVVVLTILFIIFRIFKIASRVKNPMYYLFCIGIGLLITFAFLLNAYGIAGITPIKGIAVPFLSYGGSHILATSIAIGIVLMISKKIPRDMHGNML; from the coding sequence ATGATTGATAAACCCTTACTTATTGCTGTTGTCATGCTTTTAACGCTCTCACTTGTGATGGACTACTCTCTTTCTGTCTATACGGTACAGCATTTTGGTTATGGTGACTTTCATTTTTTAATGAGGCAAGGAGCGGCAGTTTTTCTTAGCCTTACAGTAATAGTTTTTTTGAGTAAATTTAATCCAGATACATGGTTTGTATGGATTGGCTGGGCACTTTTTATTGTATTTTTCCTTTTGATGGCGATAATGCAGGCTCTTCCTGCATCACTAGTAAGTGAAGTGGGGGGAGCCAAACGTTGGATACATATAGGATCAATATCCATTGCACCTGTTGAATTTTTTAAAGTCGGTTTTATTTTTTTTCTCTCTTGGAGTTTTACTCGCAAATTCAAACAAAAAGAGAAGATGGGTTTTCAGGAAGAGATAATGATGTTCGCACCTTATCTGTTTGTTTTCTTTTTTGCGGTAGTACTTATTGCAATTTTTCAAAAGGATCTTGGTCAGGTCATTGTATTGGGTGCAGCTCTCTTAACACTTTTTCTTTTTGTAGGCAGCTCCTATAAGTTTTTTTTCATGCTGCTCTCTTCAGCTTTTTTGGGAGCTGTGGCACTGATTTTTCTTGCACCACACCGTATGGCACGTATCAAAAGCTGGTGGATAGGAGTACAAGATACAATACTTTCTCTTTTTCCTTTTGAATCGATACAGAATCTCAGAGTAGAATCAAATGTCAAAGAGCCTTGGCAGATCTCTAATTCCCTCAATGCAATTCATAATGGGGGTCTTTGGGGACAGGGGCTTGGAAATGGTCAATTTAAGCTAGGGTATCTTTCCGAGGTACATACAGACTTTATTTTGGCAGGCATAACAGAGGAGTTTGGGTTTCTTGGTATGAGTGTTGTAGTGCTGACTATACTTTTTATAATTTTTCGGATTTTTAAGATTGCTTCAAGGGTTAAAAATCCTATGTACTATCTCTTTTGTATAGGAATAGGCTTGCTTATTACTTTTGCATTTCTTCTTAATGCATACGGTATTGCAGGAATCACCCCTATAAAAGGGATTGCAGTACCTTTCTTGAGTTATGGAGGTTCACATATACTGGCAACCTCTATTGCTATTGGGATAGTGCTAATGATTTCAAAAAAAATACCACGTGATATGCATGGTAATATGTTATAG
- a CDS encoding UDP-N-acetylglucosamine--N-acetylmuramyl-(pentapeptide) pyrophosphoryl-undecaprenol N-acetylglucosamine transferase, whose amino-acid sequence MSIVMTGGGTGGHLAIVQAVKEQLADNIRKGIQYEVPQGDKALFSPFSPLIYIGSTKGQDKQWFEDDEDFDIKYFFETEGVVNQRGIRKLKSLWKMFHAVYQARRLLKKHDVKVVFSVGGFSAAATAIAAKTLRIPLVIHEQNAALGSLNRLLKPYANVFISSYLKESPIKAYPVKKVFFDNARIRKTIKTIIFLGGSQGARAINTLALSIAPELKKHNIKIIHQAGVNHIDSIQNAYVDLDIEAEVFGFTTKLSDYMKEADFAIARAGASTLWELVSTALPTLFIPYPYAVSDHQYHNAKFLVEKKLAWMMRENEISKEKILSLLHENISDRSKELMKIVECNGSQKIATLLQTYTTR is encoded by the coding sequence ATGAGTATAGTGATGACAGGTGGCGGTACTGGTGGACATTTGGCAATTGTTCAGGCGGTTAAAGAGCAGCTTGCTGACAATATTAGAAAGGGTATTCAGTATGAGGTGCCTCAGGGAGACAAAGCGCTTTTCTCTCCTTTTTCTCCACTTATTTATATTGGCTCTACTAAAGGACAGGATAAGCAGTGGTTTGAAGATGATGAAGACTTTGATATTAAATATTTTTTTGAAACAGAAGGAGTGGTTAATCAAAGGGGCATTAGAAAACTGAAATCACTTTGGAAAATGTTTCATGCTGTATATCAGGCACGAAGACTACTTAAAAAACATGATGTTAAAGTAGTTTTTTCTGTAGGTGGATTTTCTGCTGCAGCAACAGCAATAGCAGCAAAAACACTACGTATTCCATTGGTAATCCATGAACAGAATGCAGCACTTGGATCCCTAAACAGATTACTCAAGCCCTATGCCAATGTGTTTATCTCCTCCTATCTTAAGGAGAGTCCTATTAAAGCTTATCCAGTCAAAAAGGTATTTTTTGATAATGCCCGTATTAGGAAGACAATTAAAACAATTATTTTTCTTGGTGGCTCACAGGGAGCACGTGCTATTAATACACTAGCACTCTCTATTGCTCCTGAACTTAAAAAACACAATATAAAGATTATCCATCAAGCAGGAGTAAATCATATTGATTCTATTCAGAATGCGTATGTTGATCTTGATATTGAAGCAGAAGTTTTTGGATTTACAACCAAACTTTCTGACTATATGAAAGAGGCAGATTTTGCCATTGCAAGAGCTGGAGCTTCAACACTTTGGGAGTTGGTATCAACCGCATTACCGACACTTTTTATTCCTTACCCTTATGCTGTCAGTGATCATCAGTATCACAATGCAAAGTTCCTTGTAGAGAAAAAACTTGCTTGGATGATGCGTGAGAATGAGATAAGCAAAGAGAAGATACTTTCACTACTTCATGAAAATATTTCAGATAGAAGTAAAGAGTTAATGAAGATTGTTGAGTGTAATGGAAGCCAAAAGATTGCCACATTGCTACAAACATATACTACAAGATAA
- the alaS gene encoding alanine--tRNA ligase, which translates to MDIRKTFLDYFESKGHQVVESSPLVPDDPTLLFVNAGMVQFKNIFTGEAPIPDFPRATSSQTCIRAGGKHNDLDNVGYTARHHTFFEMLGNFSFGNYFKKEAIAYAWEFITGKEYLALPIEKIWVTVHDSDDEAYEIWKEHIAKEHIVRFGNKDNFWQMGDTGPCGPCSEIFYDQGEEHFSSPEDVMGGEGDRFLEIWNLVFMQYERDEKGKLHPLPRPSIDTGMGLERVVAIKEGVTNNYHSSLFKPLLDAIGDLIGEPYNYELSNSASYRVIADHLRSVSFLLAQGINFDKEGRGYVLRRVMRRAIRHGYLLGLRKPFMYKLVDTLIEVIGGHYAYLKTKKEAIETSMKLEEEHFFDTIEAGIKLFNQELKKTTNTFSGEVAFKLYDTFGFPLDLTKDMLREKGIMLDINTFNAKMEAQKLQSKVNWKGTGDVATIGDFKQIKEKFGVNEFVGYEKTAIATKILVLLDKNFKQVNTLDGKGWVMLEQTPFYAESGGQVGDHGVINVVNSNEQVAVKDTKKFLDINFSEVEGKLSVEDEVLATIDQSRVEVEKHHSATHLLHAALRVVLGDHISQAGSFNDDKRLRFDFSHPKAVTVEELQKVEDWVNSKIQCAIPRKTEIMNIDEAKNSNALALFGEKYGEKVRVVSMGDASIELCGGTHVNNTSHIGLFMITKESGVSAGVRRIEAICGYAAIQKVKELRVEIAEIKKAVKNQQPIIGISKLKEEIKTLKGELKAALSSSKKALIPVELNGINTIVDEVETGDIKEMIDEAKNKYDNIAIMLFQKKGEKVLLAAGSKETSVKAGDWIKSIAPVVGGGGGGRSDFAQAGGKKPENITKAIKEAKTYLAELLESGNE; encoded by the coding sequence ATGGATATTAGAAAAACTTTTTTAGATTACTTTGAGAGTAAAGGGCATCAGGTTGTAGAGAGTTCTCCTTTGGTCCCTGATGACCCAACACTTCTCTTTGTCAATGCAGGAATGGTACAGTTTAAGAATATTTTCACTGGTGAAGCACCCATTCCTGATTTTCCACGTGCCACCTCTTCACAGACTTGTATTAGGGCAGGTGGAAAACACAATGATCTTGATAATGTCGGTTATACTGCACGTCATCATACCTTCTTTGAAATGTTAGGAAATTTTAGTTTTGGTAATTACTTTAAAAAAGAGGCAATTGCTTATGCATGGGAGTTTATAACAGGAAAAGAGTACCTTGCATTGCCTATTGAAAAAATTTGGGTAACCGTTCATGACAGTGATGATGAAGCATATGAGATATGGAAAGAGCATATTGCCAAAGAGCATATTGTCCGTTTTGGTAACAAGGATAATTTTTGGCAAATGGGTGATACCGGTCCATGTGGTCCGTGTTCCGAAATATTCTATGATCAAGGAGAAGAGCACTTTAGTTCTCCTGAAGATGTAATGGGTGGAGAAGGTGACCGTTTTCTTGAGATATGGAATCTTGTCTTTATGCAATATGAGCGTGATGAGAAAGGGAAACTACATCCATTGCCAAGACCAAGTATTGATACTGGAATGGGATTGGAGCGCGTGGTTGCTATTAAGGAGGGGGTGACTAATAACTATCACTCATCTCTTTTTAAACCATTGCTTGACGCTATTGGTGATTTAATAGGAGAACCTTACAACTATGAGTTATCAAATTCAGCAAGTTACCGTGTCATTGCTGACCATCTTCGCTCGGTTAGTTTTTTGCTTGCACAGGGTATAAATTTTGACAAAGAGGGACGCGGGTATGTGCTTCGTCGTGTCATGCGACGTGCTATTCGTCATGGATATCTTCTGGGATTACGTAAGCCATTCATGTATAAGCTTGTCGATACACTTATTGAAGTAATAGGTGGACATTATGCCTATCTTAAGACCAAAAAGGAGGCTATTGAGACCTCAATGAAACTTGAAGAAGAGCACTTTTTTGATACCATTGAAGCAGGAATTAAACTCTTTAATCAAGAACTTAAGAAAACTACCAACACTTTCAGTGGCGAAGTAGCATTTAAGCTTTATGATACCTTTGGTTTTCCGCTTGACTTAACAAAAGATATGCTTAGAGAAAAGGGGATTATGCTTGATATCAATACCTTTAATGCGAAGATGGAAGCACAGAAATTGCAATCTAAAGTGAATTGGAAAGGTACCGGTGATGTAGCAACAATAGGTGATTTCAAGCAGATTAAGGAGAAATTTGGTGTTAATGAATTTGTTGGTTATGAAAAAACTGCAATAGCTACAAAAATACTTGTGCTACTCGATAAAAATTTCAAACAGGTTAATACCCTTGATGGTAAAGGTTGGGTAATGCTGGAACAAACACCATTCTATGCAGAGTCTGGTGGTCAGGTTGGTGACCATGGGGTCATTAATGTAGTAAACAGTAATGAGCAGGTAGCAGTGAAAGATACCAAGAAGTTTTTAGACATAAATTTCTCTGAAGTGGAAGGGAAACTTTCTGTGGAAGATGAGGTACTCGCTACCATTGATCAATCTCGTGTAGAGGTTGAAAAACACCATTCGGCAACACATTTGTTGCATGCAGCACTTAGAGTGGTATTGGGAGATCATATTTCGCAGGCAGGATCTTTTAATGATGACAAACGTCTACGTTTTGATTTTTCTCATCCTAAAGCAGTGACAGTTGAGGAGCTACAGAAAGTAGAAGATTGGGTTAATAGCAAAATACAATGTGCCATCCCCCGTAAAACAGAAATTATGAATATTGATGAAGCAAAAAACTCCAATGCATTGGCACTTTTTGGAGAGAAGTATGGAGAGAAAGTACGTGTAGTTAGTATGGGTGATGCCTCTATAGAACTATGTGGAGGGACACACGTCAATAACACTTCCCATATTGGGCTTTTCATGATTACCAAAGAGAGTGGCGTAAGTGCAGGAGTTAGGCGTATCGAGGCAATTTGTGGTTATGCAGCAATTCAAAAGGTTAAAGAGCTTCGTGTAGAGATTGCAGAGATTAAGAAGGCAGTGAAGAATCAACAACCAATTATTGGTATTAGTAAACTTAAAGAGGAGATTAAGACACTTAAAGGTGAGCTCAAGGCGGCACTTAGTTCTTCTAAAAAAGCATTAATACCAGTTGAGTTGAATGGCATCAATACCATTGTTGATGAGGTAGAAACAGGAGATATCAAGGAGATGATTGATGAAGCTAAGAACAAGTATGACAATATTGCCATTATGCTTTTTCAGAAAAAAGGTGAGAAGGTATTGCTTGCAGCAGGCTCCAAAGAGACATCAGTGAAGGCAGGTGATTGGATCAAGTCTATAGCGCCAGTTGTTGGCGGCGGCGGTGGTGGTCGTTCTGACTTTGCACAGGCGGGTGGAAAGAAACCTGAAAATATTACTAAAGCAATCAAAGAGGCGAAAACCTATCTAGCTGAATTACTTGAGAGTGGAAATGAATGA
- the maf gene encoding septum formation inhibitor Maf: MIVLCSQSESRALLLQEAGIDFIQKPTDFDENQIKTTVAKDFVYAASKGKLEMAERLYGLDVPLLTADSIIATQSGEILRKPKNSEDARRVLLKQSAASISIISSVHYKTKTMLFINISAAHYCFASFDKDDLEAYIQSGEWQGKAGGCMVEGFCKKYITETNGHESTARGLQVEVLKPWLNFGKSISNNAKENYVRKRT; this comes from the coding sequence ATGATTGTTCTCTGTTCTCAGTCTGAGTCGCGTGCACTACTTTTGCAAGAAGCAGGTATTGATTTCATACAGAAACCCACTGATTTTGATGAAAATCAAATTAAAACTACTGTAGCCAAAGACTTCGTTTATGCTGCGAGCAAAGGGAAACTGGAAATGGCAGAACGTCTCTATGGGCTTGATGTACCACTACTAACAGCAGACAGCATTATTGCCACTCAAAGTGGAGAAATACTTCGTAAACCCAAAAATAGTGAAGATGCTAGAAGAGTCCTTCTCAAACAGAGTGCTGCATCTATCAGTATCATCTCTTCTGTACACTACAAGACGAAAACCATGCTTTTTATCAATATTTCTGCTGCCCACTACTGTTTTGCTTCGTTTGACAAAGATGATCTTGAAGCCTATATTCAAAGTGGTGAGTGGCAAGGGAAGGCTGGTGGTTGCATGGTTGAAGGATTCTGTAAGAAATATATTACTGAAACAAATGGTCATGAGAGTACGGCAAGAGGGCTTCAGGTTGAGGTATTGAAACCATGGCTTAACTTTGGTAAAAGTATCTCAAACAATGCGAAGGAAAACTATGTACGAAAAAGAACTTGA
- a CDS encoding pyridoxal phosphate-dependent aminotransferase family protein yields the protein MYEKELEALKKAGRFRERILYSDMLDDFASNDYLGLSKRKKSFKRAVKMVKEYSTFSPRASQLVNGYHSIHYLLELEMAKINGFEKGMIIGSGFLANLALIEALVRKGDMLFLDEAYHASGQLAAQLHPGQVVTFKHNDVENLKEKLLKHTAKRRIIAVEGVYSMEGDLCVREIFEVAEEFEALLIVDEAHSSGILGENLLGIFEHYGIIPNEHHIKMGTLGKAYGSYGAYILASKTIISFLENRAKSVIYTTAPSVFDTALAYVNMQHIQKNVKKFHKKIFERQAIVKQESGAVCESLIFPIEVPDNAFALFMQKGLMKQNYLVGAIRQPTVTKPILRIILNITESTKKLHHLLKLIRINLVQ from the coding sequence ATGTACGAAAAAGAACTTGAAGCATTGAAAAAGGCAGGACGTTTTAGGGAAAGAATACTCTACTCTGATATGTTAGATGATTTTGCTTCCAATGATTACCTTGGACTGTCTAAACGTAAAAAATCTTTCAAAAGAGCAGTCAAAATGGTGAAAGAATATAGCACCTTTTCGCCACGTGCAAGCCAGTTGGTTAATGGTTATCATTCTATTCACTACTTACTTGAATTAGAGATGGCAAAGATAAATGGATTTGAAAAAGGAATGATTATTGGTAGTGGATTTTTGGCAAATCTTGCACTTATTGAAGCACTTGTACGTAAAGGAGATATGCTTTTTCTTGATGAAGCATATCATGCTTCTGGCCAACTTGCTGCGCAGTTGCATCCTGGACAGGTGGTGACTTTTAAGCACAACGATGTAGAAAATCTCAAAGAAAAACTACTAAAGCATACTGCAAAACGTCGTATTATTGCTGTTGAGGGGGTCTACTCAATGGAAGGAGATCTTTGTGTACGTGAGATCTTTGAAGTAGCAGAAGAGTTTGAAGCCTTGCTGATTGTCGATGAAGCCCATAGTTCAGGTATATTGGGAGAAAATTTATTGGGAATATTTGAACACTATGGTATTATCCCTAATGAGCATCATATTAAAATGGGAACTTTAGGAAAAGCTTATGGTAGCTATGGCGCTTATATCCTTGCCTCTAAGACAATCATCAGTTTTTTGGAGAACCGTGCTAAATCGGTTATTTACACTACTGCCCCTTCGGTTTTTGATACAGCATTAGCTTATGTTAACATGCAACATATCCAGAAAAATGTTAAAAAGTTCCATAAGAAAATATTTGAACGACAAGCAATTGTCAAGCAAGAGAGTGGTGCAGTATGCGAGAGTCTCATTTTTCCCATTGAGGTTCCTGACAATGCATTTGCACTTTTTATGCAAAAAGGATTAATGAAACAGAACTATCTTGTAGGCGCTATCCGCCAGCCAACAGTCACCAAGCCAATCTTACGTATTATCCTCAATATTACAGAATCTACAAAGAAGCTTCATCATCTATTGAAGCTCATTAGAATTAACTTGGTACAATAG